Genomic window (Octopus bimaculoides isolate UCB-OBI-ISO-001 chromosome 28, ASM119413v2, whole genome shotgun sequence):
ATTCAATCTTTTAATCCTGTAGACTTTCGGTTTTTGTGGTGCCGTTTATTTGTATGTCCAGTATCTTGTTTGAATGTTTGATGTCTGCGAGATTTGTGTGTTATTTCTAGCTACGGAAGAGAGATGTCTATGATCTGTGGTAGCTTTGGCGGATGTAGTCCTTCTCATTGGCAAAatgagccccctttaattttactcagattgctttcaattttagtGTATCGATGCAATTCTTTGATTACAATCAACCAaatactttatctcgtaaattgaaaaatatgatgttattggaattaaagttgggtgggtccagatggactatatatAATCTGAACCTTTACcccacttattttattttttatttttacggaatcccacgttttaggctatggagattccgattctgaaaaaaaaaNNNNNNNNNNNNNNNNNNNNNNNNNNNNNNNNNNNNNNNNNNNNNNNNNNNNNNNNNNNNNNNNNNNNNNNNNNNNNNNNNNNNNNNNNNNNNNNNNNNNNNNNNNNNNNNNNNNNNNNNNNNNNNNNNNNNNNNNNNNNNNNNggttcagattacatatagtccgtctccgccGTTGGGTGATTTTAGCCAGTCGACCGCGAAGCATTTACAgtttgttaccatgacaaccgcacgttgTGTTAGTGTTTCACCAGCATTTGTtaattcttcacaccacgagatttacttcaccggcgtgtttgtttttaataaaaaattatacttatcaattagaattttgttaaagatatttttcgtcaagtgtcttaatattttacatatttttcgtaTATAGCAAAAGCTGTTTGTgatgtttatacagtttcttggccttatgaaggtgaatggattatgtgaacttagtacagataatttaacattattttttaattccgCATGCAAAAACATAAGATAACAGGTATTCTTCTTTTTggaacaaattctttgttgaccagtgttattcttatcatagtttacaaatccaaacatgaaaacgttactcaactttgaagttttggagacagacgcccccttttcacacacacacacacgcacacgcatgcacttatatattaatgatgtacacaaatacatgacaggtagacataatactgaaatacacataaagtaaacacatgcagacaaatatgttaatataacaattttttaaaaaaataataaataaaccatACAATCAAGGAAGAGACAAAACAAACGGTAAGATAATACATGTtgatttagaaacctacaatgaagagGTCATTTCGCAGACACTAaagtatatagatgttttcgatctagtttggattctttgcaatcaaatttgatggcaaataaTCCAAACTAGATCGGAAACatctataaatttcacagggtacaaccttcaAGTTGACTcttgctattggctaaaaatacataatttttcgatttttaaacttCTGTTactttttcctccaattttttttttcgtcccaATATCATACCTTTGTAGCAATCAGACTGGAAAAATTTACTATTATAgacgattttcagatttttttactgtcttttaagaaatatatattttgcaaatgaaaaaaagcTAGAtcagttttggctgctattttttcgTTATGGAAGAGAGAAGTCTATGATctgtgtgagatttggctgctatttctagctgtggAAGCTACCTTCTCTACTCTCTATCATTGCCTTGTTAGTTTGTTGTGTGTCTCAGTTCGAGAAATATTCTCAAATACACTCCAACCACTGAAATGTTCAGAAACTGGCATAACTACAGACTTGTAAAGACCATGTGATGCGATGTGAGAATGTCTCTTTAGTACCACATCACACAGCatttacaataaaaagaaatgaacgaCGAAATGCCAGCGGGAAAAAGACACAACTGTGGAGAATGATTAAAAgaacatttattgatatgttaacatgtgtgtctgtgtgtgcgtcatgtatacagaataatagacaggctgtcatgagaaaatgtgtgtgtgtgtaggcatagaCGTATGCACATGTGTTAAGTACCTATAAAGACACAAGAAAGACAATACCAGTTTGTAGTCAGtagtaggagtggttgtgtggtaagtagcttgcttacgaaccacagggttccgggttcagtctcactgtgtggcatcttgggcaagtgtcttctattatagcctcgggctgaccaaagccttgtgagtggatttggtaggcagaaactgaaagaagcatgtcgtatatatgtatatataaacatatatatatatatatcgtcgtttaacatccgctttccatgctagcatgggttggatgatttgactgaggactggtgaaccagatggctacaccaggctccaatctgatttggcagagtttctacagctggatgcacttcctaacgccgtatgcgtttgtgtgtctgtgtttgtcccccccccccaacatcacttgatgaccgatgctggtgtgtttacgtcttcgtaacttagtggttcggcaaaagagaccgatagaataagtactaggcttacaaagaataagtcctgagtcgatttgctcgactaaaggtggtgctccagcatggccacagtcaaattactgaaacaagtaaaagagtaatagtatCAAGAAGTTGCGGCCATGATGCTGAGCCCGTTACAGGTCCATATCATACGTGATGTCGGTGCTGTGATGCTGACTGGGTCACTTGTACAGGAGTTCATACAGGTTGTATATTCGTTGTTGATCCATGGTGGAGTAATTCATGAACAGTGGAGTATTGGAACCTGGGTGAATTGCTTACTGAGCTGTGTACATggagagatgatgttgacgacgttacggacatgatggtggtggtgaagatggagGTTGTCGAaatgctgttggacgaagttggTAAGTGTCAACATGTGGTGGTGTTTGGTTGGTGTTGTCACTGGAATTGGCTGtcctgtggtcagtggctagatgTGAAaaaggtctggaatcaaagatACGAGGAGAAGCTGAGTTTTTCTAACGAGCTGTAGGCTAAAAATAGGGTTGTAAACAGGCTGTCCCACGTGATCCTTCTTAGGGCCTCTGACTGGTTATCCACAGCAAGTTGGTGCAACAGAATAAGAGACAAATTgtgctaatgccaaccaatcaGAGTCGTGGACACAATAGGATCCAAATAGATGCCAAAGACTTGCTGTTCCTTGCTATGTtcgaatgtaaatatatataataaagtggaGAAAAGAATTACAACCGGGTCTATGCTGCAGATGTGTACCCCTCCCCTCCCCCCTACgaatttgttgcctcataacttccagaaaaatagatagattttAACGATATTTTGAAAAATCCTGCTTAAATGTTATAGATTCAAAGTATATAGGGATTTCTTGCAAAGAATTCTTCAGAGGGGTTGGGGAGAGGACTTTCAGATATTTCACACGATCCGacttttccctcataactttcaggaaaatgggtatcttttaatgaaagtttatgCAAATACCTTCCAAATGGCATAGATTATGATTATGAAGATAGAAATGAATatcttgtgaattgatttggtaaaTGCAAACTTAAAAGGggctctttatatgtatacatatatatatttatatatatatatataacaattttagggataaaatccaaaaatacaggtaaaaactcaattaaaatcaatttataaaaaatcaaaattaaattgagctttatagataaaatatatagttttagggaaaataaccaagtttcaagaactcatcgatgaaaatccactatcacatatagaaaaattaacaattaaaagcacaataaatgagtataatataaaacaaagtaaatatcataagataaagataataataataaagataataatattatttttatcttatgatatttactttgttttatattatactcatttattgtgcttttaattgttaatttttctatatgtgatagtggatNNNNNNNNNNNNNNNNNNNNNNNNNNNNNNNNNNNNNNNNNNNNNNNNNNNNNNNNNNNNNNNNNNNNNNNNNNNNNNNNNNNNNNNNNNNNNNNNNNNNNNNNNNNNNNNNNNNNNNNNNNNNNNNNNNNNNNNNNNNNNNNNNNNNNNNNNNNNNNNNNNNNNNNNNNNNNNNNNNNNNNNNNNNNNNNNNNNNNNNNNNNNNNNNNNGGCATCGACcatgattggatggtgctttttacatgccactggcacatggatcacgactacaatttccatttgaatgtgattttttttttattttgatgtacttgactcaataggattcctcaagcatggcatgtcgcccTAAGATTCAAGGAACTTTTGAATGGGTTTGTTATGCAACACCGGTGtgggttacagctgtgaactcactttatttgccgggtcttctcagtcacagcatatctccagaggtctcagtcttttatCATTGCCTCTCTTtgagtttcaatctaccaaatccactcagatggCTTTGGTTGCACCGATGCtacagtagaagagacttgctgaACCTTAAATCCCATGTTTAGGAATTGAGTTTCTTAATCCCTACCAGGCCAGTTATATGCTTCTTTAATGTATTTTGTTCTTTGCCAATGGTTATTCTTGTTTGATTTCTGATAAAAATCATCACAACTGCAAAGACAACTTGATTTTCATATGACCATATGTGGTCATACAACTTACTAGACATAGCAGCACATCTGCCTTAAATATCAACTTTCAGTAATAAATATTGAAGAccacattggatgatgtaatcCTAGTTTCACGATCCTTGAGTGAAAGACATGACGTTCATGGACGGAATGTCTATAATCTTATATCTACTCATTCAGAGCTGTCTCAGGGTCAATGAGCAATAAAGTTATATTTCAGGAAGGAAAATAATGTTATTGTCCACAACTGTGTAGTTTAATTTAAAGAATGGTACACAATGTGAAGGTGTAGTTGTAGTTTAGAAATATGTAAGCTTCATGTGAGATTCTGTGatgtaaatgtgaataaattGATAAGTTCAGTTGTTCCAGCAGATGTTTTGTTTCTAGAGTTTATCTCTCCAGAAACGTCCTGTTTCTGCTTCAAGTAGCCTCTGTGTCTtacactgttatttctttattgtttcagAATATCAAATGACGTTGGATTAACAGAAGATACATTCTCAGTgactaaagaaatattttgtacagAAACAGATTTATAACACTGTTTCTCTAAATTTGTGGAAAAATTCCTATGAAATGTTTGCTCTCACCTGagattatttgcaaaattttgaaACATCACTCACTGGAATATCAAGAAGAATAGTTTGTGCATTGATTACACTTGCATAAATTAACCTAAGTATTGTTAGAGAAAGGTAACAGTGGATGAAATTACAGCAGTAGAAATATTTGTAAGAGTAAACTATAAGAAAAAAaccaaggaaaaatatatatacattaacatttgGGAAGAATAATAATGGAGAAGNNNNNNNNNNNNNNNNNNNNNNNNNNNNNNNNNNNNNNNNNNNNNNNNNNNNNNNNNNNNNNNNNNNNNNNNNNNNNNNNNNNNNNNNNNNNNNNNNNNNNNNNNNNNNNNNNNNNNNNNNNNNNNNNNNNNNNNNNNNNNNNNNNNNNNNNNNNNNNNNNNNNNNNNNNNNNNNNNNNNNNNNNNNNNNNNNACCTAACTAGACACAAAcgaattcacacaggagagatgccatatcattgtaatatctgtggtaaagtcTTCTCTCGAAATAGTCATTTAagtaaacacaaacgtattcatacaggagagaagccatatcattgtgatatctgtggtaaagtgTTCTCTCAAAATAGTCATTTAagtagacacaaacgtattcatacaggagagaagccaagtcgatgtgatatctgtggtaagtcattctctcaaaataataacttaacaaaacacaaacgcactcatacgggagagaaacaatatcactgtgatatctgtggtaaatcattctcttacaaTAGTTGCCTAactgcacacaaatatattcatacaggtgaaaagtCATATCACTgtggtatttgtggtaaatcttttacCTACAATGGTAACCTAaccaaacacaaacgtattcataccggAGAGatgccatatcattgtaatatctgtggtaaatcattctctcaaagtagtagcttaactgcacacaaacgtacacatacgggagagaagccatatcactgtgatatctgtggtaaagttttttctctaaataataatttaagtaaacacaaacgtattcatacaggaaagaagccatatcactgtggtaagtcattctctgaaagtagtgacttaacaaaacacaaacgtacacatacgggagagaagccatatcactgtgatatctgtggtaaagtgTTCTCTCAAAATAGTTGTTTaagtacacacaaacgtattcatacaggagagaagccatatcactgtgatatatgtggtaaatctttcACTTGCAGTGGTAGcctaactagacacaaacgtattcatacaggagagctgccttatcattgtgatatatgtggtaaagtGTTCTCTCTAAATATTAATTTaagtacacacaaacgtacacatacgggagagaagccatataactgtgatatctgtggtaaagttttttctcaaaatattcatttaattagacacaaacgtattcatacaggagagaagccatatctctgtgatatctgtggtaaatctttcactCACAGTAGTCATGTAACTAGGCACAAACGTATCCATAcatgagaagccatatcattgtgatatctgtggtaaagtgTTCTCTCAAAAAAGTGATTTCAGTACACACAAATCTATTCATACAAAAGAGAAGTAATATCATTGTGATATCAGTGGTAAATCTTTCACTTCCAGTGGTCAtctaactagacacaaacgtattcatacaggagagaaaccatatcactgtgatNNNNNNNNNNNNNNNNNNNNNNNNNNNNNNNNNNNNNNNNNNNNNNNNNNNNNNNNNNNNNNNNNNNNNNNNNNNNNNNNNNNNNNNNNNNNNNNNNNNNCCTTTATCGATAATTGTTGATGCTTTTGTCCAATtagcacacatattcatacagctCTTTCTCGATGTAGGATTAATGCATGTTATTTAATCAGGACTTCGTATATTGACCCCGGAGAAATTCTTGAAACATTTTTGGGGGTATTATATGATTCTTATATGCTATAAAATTGGCTATTTACTTACAGAATGTTACGTTTTCGATTTCACCCTTATAATTTATGAATCAATATCCTGTTACGTCGGTAGTTGACTCTAAGTAGTCTTTATTTATTGTCAACGGTGTTCAGATTTCCTAGCCAAATCCTTGCATTGTGCAACAGTAATGGCTAAGCAGGACTATTACAGATCTGTGAACTCTGTACTATCACCGACTCACCACCACTTGCAGGGTTTCTTTCTGTTACTCTCTTACACTTTTCTACCTTCTCTTCCTCGTTCTCtttctaaatattaaattttaccttgtctttttttctctttgctaaaatcctttcaatttctctctgcctgtctgcctgtctatctgactctttctctctctcactctctctctctctctctctctctctttcacgtcATTTCTTTcacccttctttctccctctttcaatCATAGAGCCAAGAATGTCCCTGTTTCCCTTTACCCGTCTTGCTGCAATGGAAGTGCTGCTGTTAACCCTTACAACAATCCTGGCTGTTACCTCAGATCAGGAATTTGGTGAAGCTTACTACAAACGTTTGGAACCTGGTTATTCCTATGGTTATCTTCAGACATCTCCAACACAACAATTCTCCACCGTATCAAGTGTACTGGAATGTGCCGTCATGGCTCTGAACAGCCAATCAGAATTCTTTACTTACCACAAAGTCAGCCATGTTTGTAAGAATTATTCACCGAAAAATATAATGACAGTCGTCAGCATGAATGACAGCAACGAGATTTCCTTCTATAGATGTAAGTGAagcttctttattattagttgtttttctttcttacattgtGCGATAAGATAAAACTACCGGTTGAACACAGAGGATCCATGAAATCGACTTATTCCTCTACCATCGAAATTGTGTTTTCGTTGGATctctcataattttattgaataactgGTCTAACATTTCATATGCACACGGGAGTGATGTGAGCCAGAAATTTGACACCCTATCATTACCACGAGATTTCCAATCATGCGCCTTCGTGAGTGCCATCCTGAGGTATGGTGATGTCTTCCCATGCTTGTTCTAGTAAGATTTGGTAGGATTCTTCGGTGCGTGTAATCCAGTCTACATTTTCATTATAAGTCTTTTCATCATTCGAGATATTTTTTCAAGTCTCTTTCAACTACTTTCATTACACGGGTTGGTCTTCAACGGTTATTTTCTCCTTCTCTGTTTTCTGTGGAATGTTTTCACATTGGATGTGATTATCGATTCTTCTTAAGTAGCAATTCcttactgaggtcgatctaatccactggacacctccaaaattccgggccttgtgcctagagtagaaaagaatattctgctATTTTgtgtaaacatgaaatgaaaaaagtcGTTTAAGTGAAAGCTCGTTAAAACCTATCGTgtttagcgtgctagaaatagcagcgatcacatagttattattgtaaggcttatagcactccaagtagccataccaacaaaatcacctcttcatttaaaaaaaaattatatcggtatattaaaaaattttcgtTTTATCAAAggtattcatttaaaaaaactCCGAAAACTAATGATATCAAAGTTATACAGGCATTTTTTGTATCAAATTTATCCAGGCATTTTTTGTGTAATAGTATGTATTCATTCAACGCAAAATAACTTAATAATTATACcggtatataaagaaaaaattcactttatcaataatattaatattcatttaacaaactccggaAACTGATAATATGCTTGAAATTGTGTctcgtatcaaagttatatagcTACTATTAAATTATCAGTAATGAAAACAGAGGCGAGCGAGAatgagagactgttgcaaatgAAAGCGTAAAATGTTGCCTGCAATCAAATAATAGTTTtctataattaaacattaaaatctactccgtagtgaatgtaatgaatatttaaattcatgaaGAATTGAACGCACTTAATGCAATGCATAATTAAATTTGCAAGAATAAACTTCAGACATCGAAATTATAGGCAacttcttagaacatgaatttatgaaaatatttctaggCGTTCAAgattttaatattgctttcatttaGAACTtgtagtaattgttacatacctaattaataagcagctttctccattatagtatagattattattattattattattattattattattattattattattattattattattatacactttaGAATTATTGAGATGGATAGATTATCCTGTTctgttattagcattatcctgcgtttgagaatagaattatttccttatccgtagtattattatcattattgttattattattattattattattattattattattattattattattattattattattattattattattattattattattattattattattattattaaaataaggaagaagagttccataattaaatttgccGAACGATATTTCGGAATCTCGTGTACCTTCAACGGGTTCAAAATTTGATATGTCAGcctacttcatttttttaatagataatataggactgctatgactcctctggaGTTAGTTTACTTGGAGTCAGAAGTTGACGATAAcagttctcttatatttttatccaGTCTGAAGGCTACAATATGTGGTTGcggaaatatttgtttgaaacgaggatatttgTCAGCAACATGTTGGTAACTAACATggaacacttttgaaatgccagcgaaatttcggtgccagttaatcactaaagaaaTTCTATTACATATTTTACTTCGGTAAAATTAAGCGTGAAAGTTTGACTCATTGTAATCACGTTTGACATAATGGTGTAGAAAAGTATTTACATGATTCCGGTAATCCTCTTTAtgagtacaaatccgttttatcctaaACAACTGGAATATCAGATTTGAGCGAattatatgatgtggatgatcggaaCGCCGGTGGAGGTAAATATGGGATAACGCTAGTTCTTGCTAGTCGTAAATTTTATGTaggacttaaagccatagtttttaGCATAACTATCCTGTGATCTTTCCCAGATAAATTAGACGTcatcaatgaaccgtaaccaggGTATTGGTTCAGATCATGTAGGGTCTCAATGTCTATCGTAACTGAACTGTGTCCCGAATTTCGTTTTGAAGACATTGGCGAAATTAACTGCCTTGGTGGTAAAAGTTTTGTCCAAACTTCATTGTATTACTTTGTAACACAAGCCTTAATAACCTACAgagaaaaatcaaatgaaatacatttgtACCTAGActaagaaagattattattattgatgttgttgctattgttattattgttgttgtagttgttagtattatcattattgttatcattattattatttcaggaaCTGAATGGATCAAAACCTATGCCATATCAATGGGAGCAAATTCGTTAATCTATAATTCCATCCTCAATATAGGAAGTCCTTCAACTTGGAATGTGGACAAGTGCAATGGTATCTACTGTCCTAATTTCTTTCAACACCCAATACTTGATATCTGGAACCGTTTACCAATCGAGcaggtatatataaacacaaacatacgatACATATATCCTTAGTGATTACAGCTGTAAATTTGCATATTGGGGTGTTTACATTAAATGTGATAcgtaaatagatattttaatcTTATACTGCTTCTATTGTGTATAACAGATCTTTATTCATCCGGGCGGCTCTTCGCAACACCAGTGATTGTTTGTTCATTGTTTTCCTATATAACTGTGGCGACATATCTTCTCTAAGCAAGTAGTTGGTTGTGAGTATATAGTATTGACCAGATGCCCAACAGGGTAGAAATGCATGTAGCGGTTATACACGCCGCTGTTGGGAGAATTCTTTTCGTCTCCCtctgatatatattgtgtttttaaacccAGCACGTTTGTTGATGATATTATCACTGGAGAAATATTGCAGTAAATTTGCCCATGGCGATGTGTTCCTcattaaatatcacacacacacgaacatacatatgcacacacacacaagaacgcagacatagacacacaaacacacacacacacaaacaaacacatatatacgtactcacgcacgcgcacatacgttcgcacatacacacaaatatatgcatataaatatacatatattttgatatcttCAGGTGAAACTTGTGATCTACAAAAAGCAAACAGCTGTTGTAACGATGGTGTTTGGTGGACGTAATACAACTCTTGAAAACTGGTTCTCTCTCAACAACCTGAAAAGTTCTCCATGGAAGGATCTAGTACCAGAGAGTACCAGTTATTTCTCACTTGCTGGATTTGGGTACGTTCCGATTACCAGTTTTTGTTAAGTATTACCCGTATATTCTAAGTTCGAATACCGCCTTGTTTTTCATTCCCCCGGGTTTAAAAACGTTGGACCAATGAAATACCGAATAGTTATGATTAGCTATATgttcttcttccaaaattcctgaCATTGTTCCttcattagaaatcaatatttttattatatattcatctttGATGTATCTATCTTAAACTGTTTgggtatatttatgttatatctaGGAATTATTCAAAGGTAATAGGTGAACCAGCAGTTACTGTCTCTCCATATNNNNNNNNNNNNNNNNNNNNNNNNNNNNNNNNNNNNNNNNNNNNNNNNNNNNNNNNNNNNNNNNNNNNNNNNNNNNNNNNNNNNNNNNNNNNNNNNNNNNNNNNNNNNNNNNNNNNNNNNNNNNNNNNNNNNNNNNNNNNNNNNNNNNNNNNNNNNNNNNNNNNNNNNNNNNNNNNNNNNNNNNNNNNNNNNNNNNNNNNNNNNNNNNNNNNNNNNNNNNNNNNNNNNNNNNNNNNNNNNNNNNNNNNNNNNNNNNNNNNNNNNNNNNNNNNNNNNNNNNNNNNNNNNNNNNNNNNNNNNNNNNNNNNNNNNNNNNNNNNNNNNNNNNNNNNNNNNNNNNNNNNNNNNNNNNNNNNNNNNNNNNNNNNNNNNNNNNNNNNNNNNNNNNNNNNNNNNNNNNNNNNNNNNNNNNNNNNNNNNNNNNNNNNNNNNNNNNNNNNNNNNNNNNNNNNNNNNNNNNNNNNNNTTTTAAAACACAGCActattcttaattccatgcatcctaatctttgaATGATAGATACATTTAGTCGGGGAAATGATGGGgagtttatttaaaatgttgACGTATTCTTTACCGATTTAAAAGTAGAGTAACGTGGAatacgaacaacaacaatatctgaaACTGGAccgtcttttgtttatttcattcagcAACAGACGCCGTTTCTATGTGTCCGCCATGCATGGTGGCTGCAAGGATGACTTTGGCTGGCTGATCGTCAATGAACGTAACTTTTATTGTGATTGGGAATAATCAAACTATTTCCCTACAATCCGCTACTCTAAAACGGATTCTAAAACCAAATGGAGCAAAGGTAAGTATTTTGCATGAATGTTTATAACCTTGTATATAACCTTAGTCAGACTAACGTTATCAAAAACATATTTAGCCACAGAAAACTTTCATGATTTTCCATAAATCAAGGAATCCATAATTCTATTTTAACAGCAATCTTTACAACCCCACTTTAATTAACATTTACCTTTCCAAATCACTTTCataattttatccattttatCCATTCTTGTTCTCAGACTTTAAGTTAGCCCCtgtttcctttcataagtccttACTCTGGTACTTCAAACAAATTGGATGCATACATCCTACAGGATGCATGGAGGCCAGCGAAATGTGCTCCGTAGTTCACATGTCATACACAGGACAAGTAAAggattaaatgaaacaaattattcGTAACACCCCACCCCCGCAATAGATAGTTGAtaacataattattttcaaaatactgaAGAGAATTTGTATaacttttagtagtagtagtagtagtagtagtagtagtagtagtagtagtagtagtagtagtagtagttattgatTTTGCTATTCTTGATACTTCCAGGATATGGAAAAGCTGATTCCATGGCCATATTCATCCAGCTGAGAGAAAATTAACCAATCACAGGATatctacagcaaatattgttgttgttattgttgttgttgttgttgttgttgttgttgttttcgttattgAGCGCCATGCATGCGAGATGGCAACCACCATTAAGTATTTGTCAGTTACTTTCAATGAATAAAACTCCCACGGTAACCATTAAATTCTAAATCGTTTCCTTGTCATTCAATCTCTCAATTTATCTTTCCGAGCTGCTGGATTCCACACGTCTACACAGCGCCACGGCAATCGGAATTGTTTTTTCTTTCGGAGCTGAGGCGCCGCCCATCCAAATGGACGCCACCTCCAAGccactccttatattgaactc
Coding sequences:
- the LOC106879331 gene encoding zinc finger protein 135; the protein is LTRHKRIHTGEMPYHCNICGKVFSRNSHLSKHKRIHTGEKPYHCDICGKVFSQNSHLSRHKRIHTGEKPSRCDICGKSFSQNNNLTKHKRTHTGEKQYHCDICGKSFSYNSCLTAHKYIHTGEKSYHCGICGKSFTYNGNLTKHKRIHTGEMPYHCNICGKSFSQSSSLTAHKRTHTGEKPYHCDICGKVFSLNNNLSKHKRIHTGKKPYHCGKSFSESSDLTKHKRTHTGEKPYHCDICGKVFSQNSCLSTHKRIHTGEKPYHCDICGKSFTCSGSLTRHKRIHTGELPYHCDICGKVFSLNINLSTHKRTHTGEKPYNCDICGKVFSQNIHLIRHKRIHTGEKPYLCDICGKSFTHSSHVTRHKRIHT
- the LOC106882673 gene encoding uncharacterized protein LOC106882673 translates to MSLFPFTRLAAMEVLLLTLTTILAVTSDQEFGEAYYKRLEPGYSYGYLQTSPTQQFSTVSSVLECAVMALNSQSEFFTYHKVSHVCKNYSPKNIMTVVSMNDSNEISFYR